AATGCCCGGCGTCGCCGTCGCCTCGATTTCGAGGCGGTCGTGCAGGTCTATGGTCTGAAAAACCGTTCGCAGTTCGTGGTAGCCGTCGGGACGACGCCCAATAACTTCCAGCGACAGGTTGATTTTGGCGAAAGCGGGAAAAACAGTCGGCATTGGCCCAGCAATGAAGCAGCTTGCTTTGTAAGGTCGGCGACATCGTTATCGGCGCACGAATGCTACAGGCCGCTGCGGCGTACACCAAGCAAGCTGGCTTGCGCCCTGCGCAGAGTTGAGCGCGCTATCAGCAGCCTGCTAAGAATCAGCGCCAGTCGGAGGCGTTTGGCCTAACTGCCGTTCGCTGCGATGGCATTCGTCTAGGGATTCCTACGCTTCACAAAATAAATTTCACCGTCCGCAAGTTTTACTAGGGAGGTGATTTCGGCGACGCTTTTGAGCTGTTCGACTCGATTCAGCGACTCACCAAGATAGGCGTGCTTGAATCGCACCAAGTAGGCTTGTCCGGACTCCGGCCAAGAGGATCGCACCTGAAACGGCAAATGCCTTGCCTGAATGTGAACGAGGAAGTAAAGCCCTTCTGGGTCGTTGGTATAGATTGGTTGGCGGGCAAAGTAGGCTTGGTGTTGCCGTATGTATTGGATGGTTTCGCTTCGCCGCCAGTGGACAGCCTGATAGCCCTGTCCGTTGTGGTGGGCCTCAATCGCCAGCGTCGTCGTAGCGACGGCTGGGTATGCAAACCAGATAATCAGTCCGAAGACCACCGGAAACCGCCTGTAATGGCGGGGCGATTCTTTACGTACACTGAAGTGCAGGAATTGGGAAAAGAAGCACAGTACAGCGATTACAAGCGGGATAAAGATCGGAGACAGCAGGCGATGGTCAATGGGATCATACAAAACACAAACAGCTGAAAGGATGATAAAAGTGGAATATACAATGATAAAGATGGGAGTGTAGGTAAGTTCAAACATTTTCTTCTGCAAGCTTTGGTAAAGATAAGCGCCTAGGAAAAAGAAAAAGGCGGTAAGCACCAATGATGAAAAAATGATCCAAGTAACCTTGCTCAACTTTGCAGATGGGTAGAAAAAACAATCAAGAAGTACATCCCCAAACAAAATGAGAACTTGGTGAGGAGTTAGCACAGAAGCCATCCGAGGACCTAAAAACGTACCAGAGACAACATAGTTTCTTATGATCCACAAACCAATGGGCAGCGATGAAACTAAGAAAAAGATGCAACATCGTGCGAAACCTACTTTCAGGTTCTTTATGTGAAGAAGAAGAAGGAGAATGATGCTGGAAATGATAACAGTAACTCCAGCGTAGCGAGTTAGGCATGAGCATCCTGTAATGATTGCACTTAGGAATAGGTACTTAGCTTTCCTGTTTATAGCAAAGTTGTTGATGAGATTTAGATGAATCATTAAGAGAAAAATGAAAAGCAGTTCACTCCATGCAAAAACTGACACCCAAAATATTGGTACACTAGCTATAACTGAAAGACAGGTTAGAATTGATAAGCCGAATGAATTGGTTACTGAGAAGGATGCTGTTCCAGCGAGGTAGATGACGGCAGCATAAAGCATCAAGTTGAGAAAGAGCGCGGCAGCGACGCCGTCCAAGTTGAAGAGACGCATCAATCCCGCCAGCACAAATGGGTACAAAGGTGGTTGTGAGACGAGAGGTTCACCGTGATAAGAAGTCAGGCCTGCGCCTTCGAGGATATGCTGTGCAACCGCCAAGTAGCTGACGGAATCTGGCGACAGTCCGACGCCATGGCGCGAAAGGGTCAACCAGAGCGCGCCGGTGCCGCATAGGCCAAGCAACCCCAGCCCGACCTCCTGTTGCCACGATAGCGTTGATGGAGCAGCGACGGTCGGCATGACGAGTGCGCGAAAAAGCGGCTTTCAGCAGAATGTTCGGCGTTACGGGGCGAGGTGGAGCAAGGCTTCTGTCAACGATGGAAAAATTCGCGCTGCAAGCTGCTGAGCCTCTCTGGACGGCGCTTTGAAGTCAGGGATCATCACCACTGTTACGCCGGCCGCATGGGCGGCGGACACACCCGGATCGGAGTCTTCAAACGCCAACACCCGTTCCGGCGCAACACCGAGCTTGGCGCAGGCGACAAGGTAGATATCCGGCGACGGCTTCGGACGGGCCGCTTCATCGCCGGTGACGGTCACAGGAAAACGCCGGTCAAGGCCAGTACGCGCCAGACGCGCCTTGGCCGCCGGACGCTGGGTTGATGTCGCCAGCGCCTTGGGCAAACGGAGTTCGTCCACTTTGGCCAGCATCTCCCACACACCCGGCTTCACCGGGATGGGCTCTTCGGCAAAGTAAACATTTTCGTAGTAGAGGACACGCTCATGAAAAGCCGGCATTGGAACGCTGTCGCCGAAATGGTCGAGGACAATTTGCAGGGCGTCGGCGCGCGAACGACCAACGAGCCGACCGTAAAAGGTTGGGGTAATGGTGAAGCCGCAGTCGGCGGCGGCACGTTGCCACGACCGGCAGTAAAGGCTTTCCGTGTCTATGAGGAGGCCGTCCATGTCAAAGATGATGGCGGCGAAATCACTCAGTTTCATTGCCGACCAGTCGCCAGACAGGGCGGGCCGGCGAGCGTTTTGGCGCGTCCGCCGCCGGGCAACCAAAACGAGCCAACAGTTGCTTTCCACAAGCCAGGCGCCGAAAGCGTCTTATTCTCCATACGTTTCCCGCCACTCCGCGTGGAACGGCTCGATGACCCGCGCGAAGTGGCGGGGATTGACCGTTGGACTAAGGTTCGCTTGAAGGTCTTCGATGACAGCACGCGCCTTGGCCAAATCAGCGCGCGCCACATCCATTTGGCGCAGCAGCCGGTGACAGCGGGCTGACATCACAGCAATACGCCACTGCCAAGGCCGCGCCGTCGCGTCCGGCAGTACCGTCGCCGCCTGCTGCACCAGCTCCAGCGCCTCAACCGGATGCCGATCCAGACAGTGCCAATCCGCCAACGCCAGCAAAGCGTCGCACTCGGCGGCGCGGTCGCTGATCGCCGACAACAGCTTATGGGCGGACTGAAAACACACTACGGCCGCCCCAAGTTCCTCACGCTGTCGGTAGGCATACCCAATGCACAACGTCGCTAGCCCTTCCAGTTGACGGTTGCCAATGCGCAGAGCAATGTCCAGCGCCGCCTGACCCTGCTCAAGCGCCTGCGAGAGGTCGCCCAGCCGAACCAAGCACTCTGCAATGTTGATGCGTTCAATGCACTCGCTGCGCGGGCGATTGAGGTCCTGCGTCAACTGACGCGCCCGCTGGAAGCGTTCAATGGCGGCTTCATACTCGCCCTGCAACCGGAGTACAACCCCCATGATGCTGGTGGCGATGGAAGCGCCTAAAGGATCGGCCAGCCGTTCGGCGGCGGCTATCCCTTCCTGAGCCAGCGCCATCGCTTTAGCGAACTCACCCTGCCGGGCGCGGACAAACGCGCCTTCGCGCAGCGCCAGCGCTTCCACCTGCCGATCCCGGATGGCGCGTCCCAACGTCAGCGCCTTATCAAGCGAATCCGCCGCCCGTGTGAACTGCCCAAGGCGGCCGTACAGGGTACCAATCACCGCCATGGTGCGCGCCTCGGCACGCTTGTCGCCTGTGCGACGCAACACCTCAAGCGCCTGATGGCAGTACAACAAAGCCGAGGAATACTCGCTGCGCGCCTCACACAACTCACCAAGCGCCGCCAGCGTGCGACCGCGCAGGTGCTCGTCCTGCGACGGCCGCGCCAGCGTCTGCGCAAGCTGAAGCTTCTTTTCAGCCTCATCCAGTCGCCCAATGTGGACGAGGAGTTGCCCGTAGTTGAGGTTGAAGTCGGTCAGCAGGCGCAGTTGCTCCACCGGCACGTTGTCAAACGACGCCTCTTTTTCGTCGAAGATCACATCTACGAGAATGTTCAAGCGCCGTTCGGCTTCTTCGGCCCAGCCGAAGTACTTGAGCGCCTCGTCAATCGCCCAGCTGCGCCAAGCCTGAGCGCCGGCGGCGGCAGCGTACCGCAGGGTTGGAAGGTGTTCGGCGGCCTGATGGAAATGGTAGGCGAGTTCACCGGCCAGCCGCCCGCCGCGCCCTGTCGCTGTGGCCGCCCGCTCCAAGGCGTGGCCGACGGCGGCGTGCGTCGTTCGGCGACGACGGCGATTGAGCCGGTTGTAGAGCACTTTCTGTACCGTACCGTGCCGAAAGCGGTAACTGTCCTCTTCCGCGTCCGTCAACTCGGTGATGATGCCCTGCGCCAGACCCTCTTCGACGGCGGCGAGCACCTCGCGCTCCGGGCGTTCCGTCACCGCCAGCAGTAAGTCAAAAGTAAAGTCCATCCCGATGACGGCCGCCTGCGACAGAAGCTCCAGCGCCGCCGGTGACAGTCGAGAAAACGTCGCCTCCACCACCTCAATCACCGACGGCGGCAGGGAAACATCCGTCAGCGGTGGAAACACCCAACCATCGTCCTGCCATCGAACATGCTGGCACTGCGCTAAATGACGCAGAATTTCCGCCAGAAAGAAGGGATTGCCGCGTGTTTCCGCGTGAAGACGCGCAACCGTGGCGGGCGCGACCTTCACCTTAGGAAAGGTCGCGTACACAAGGGCTGTCGCGTCTTCCAGCGATAGCGGCTCTAGCGTCAGAGACTCAAATCCGACCGACTGATTGACGGCGCGCATCCAGTGGCGCAGCGGATGCTGTTCGGTCAGCGATTCCGTCCGCGCCGTCAACACCAACATCAGCCGCAAACCCGACATCGAGCGCGCCAAATAGGCCAGCATGTCCAGACTGAGTTCGTCGGCGAAGTGCGCGTCGTCCACACACAAAATGGTGACTTGCCGATGCGCCAGCGCCGTATAGAGCGCTACGAGGTAGTCAAACGCTAAAAAGCGTTCATGCTGATTTTCAGACTGGACAGCGTCGCAGAAATGGAGGAAACCATCCTCGGTGGCGAATTCAAGCGCCACACGTTCCGCCAGCGGCCCGAACATTTGCTGCAACTCGGCTGGCTCATGCGCTTCAAGCAGTAACTGCAACGTCCCGCGCAGACTGTCGTAAAACGACTTGTACGGCGTGCCCTGCCCAGCCTCGTAGAAGGGCATGCTGAGAAACGTCACCTCAAAGCCAGCAAGCCGCCGCCGGAACTCGTGAAGCAGGCGGGTTTTGCCAATGCCAGTCGGCCCTAGCACCAGCACAGGCTGCCCGCGTCCGGCCACCGTCCGGTCATACATTTCGTGCAGTTTATGTAGTTCGGCCGTCCGCCCAACAAAGGCGTTGAAGTTCGGGTGAGTCTGCAGCGCCGCTTCATCCACACCCTGCCGGTAGACCCGGCCCGGCGCGCGCTGTTTGGCGACAGCCAGCGCCTGCCCACCCGCATCAAGTAAGCCCACGCCCGTTGTGGCGTCGTCAGGTGAAACAACGACGGCGATTGTGACCTGTACGGTGACGCCGCCCGGCACCTCAGCGCGTAGAAAGCGCTGCGTCGCCAACTGCTGGATCATGCGGTCGGCGAACACAATGGCATCGGGCGCTGTGCTCCCCGGCAACAGAATGGCGAACTCGTCGCCGCCGAGACGTGCGACAACCCCTAACTCGCCGACATGCTCGCGCAGCCAGTGCGCCAACTCGCGCAGGAGATTGTCCCCCACAGCGTAGCCGAACCGTTCATTGTAGGCTTTCATGCCGTCTACGCCGACCAGCAGCAGGGAAGCCGTCCGGCGTGCGGCGACCAGGCTTTCCACCTCCTGCTTGAGAAAGGTCAAGTTGCGAATGCCAGTCAGACTGTCATACCGAAGCGTTCCCGACCGGCGCACAACAACGTTGCGAAGCGACGGGTGGTCGGCGGCGCCCCCGCTGGTCGGCGGCGTGAGCGGCCCGGTCATCTCGCGGGTCGGCGGCGCCGCAAAGCCGCTCATTTCGTGGGTTGGCGGTGGGACAAAGCCGCCCGGTGAACTGGTCAAACGCAGCGCACCGCTTGGACGCGCGCCTGAAGCCAGTGGGCGCGTATTTGTCAGCGATAGACTCAAATCCTGCGCAAGCTCAGCGGCGGTTTGCGGACGGCGCGCCGGATCTTTTTCTAGCGCCCGCATCACGACGTGTTCCAGCGCCCAGCTCAGGTCAGGGTTGAGGTCGCGCGGTCGGCGTGGCGTTTCCGTCGCCTGCTGAATGATGACCGCCGAGACCGTGCGTGCGTTGAAAGGCACAGTTCCTGTCAACAGCTCGTAGAGGATAATGCCCAGGCTGTACACATCCGACCGCGGGTCAAGCGGCTCGCTCCGGCACTGCTCCGGCGACATGTAGTGCGGCGTGCCGACCATCAAGCCGTGCTCGGTCAACTTGGTCATAGCGGAAGCGGCTGCTTGTTCGTGCAGCTCGGCGACGCCGAAATCTACGACTTTGACCACCTCCGAACCGTCCCGCATCCGGGCCAGCATGATGTTCTCCGGCTTGAGATCACGGTGCAGGATGCCCTCCTGATGGGCGGCGTGGATAGCCGCGCACACGCTGGTCATAATGGCGACGGCCCGCTCCGGGCTGAGGCGACCAACGCGCTTGAGTTCATCCCGCAGCGACTCGCCAGTGATGTATTCCATCACCATGTAGGCGCGACCGTCCGGCAGCGTCCCGAAATCGTAAATCGTGACAACGTTGGGGTGTTTGATGCGGGCCGCAGCGCGTACTTCACGCTGAAAGCGCGCCACCGCCAACGGAATAGCCCGCGATTCCGGCGTCAGCACCTTAATCGCCGCCGTATCGCCGATTTGCAGCCGCGTCGCTGCATAGACTGTCGCCATGCCGCCGACGCCAAGGACACGCTCAATGCGGTACTTGCCGTCTACGGTCATGCCCAGAAGTGGGTCGGTTTGGTCCTCGGCCGTAGCAGTTGTCGGCGGCGACTCGTGTTCAGTCATGCTGCGTGCGGCTGATGACGTGACCATCTACATCTGCAATGTAGACGATCACCATAGAAAAACCGA
The window above is part of the Chloracidobacterium sp. genome. Proteins encoded here:
- a CDS encoding glycosyltransferase family 39 protein, producing MPTVAAPSTLSWQQEVGLGLLGLCGTGALWLTLSRHGVGLSPDSVSYLAVAQHILEGAGLTSYHGEPLVSQPPLYPFVLAGLMRLFNLDGVAAALFLNLMLYAAVIYLAGTASFSVTNSFGLSILTCLSVIASVPIFWVSVFAWSELLFIFLLMIHLNLINNFAINRKAKYLFLSAIITGCSCLTRYAGVTVIISSIILLLLLHIKNLKVGFARCCIFFLVSSLPIGLWIIRNYVVSGTFLGPRMASVLTPHQVLILFGDVLLDCFFYPSAKLSKVTWIIFSSLVLTAFFFFLGAYLYQSLQKKMFELTYTPIFIIVYSTFIILSAVCVLYDPIDHRLLSPIFIPLVIAVLCFFSQFLHFSVRKESPRHYRRFPVVFGLIIWFAYPAVATTTLAIEAHHNGQGYQAVHWRRSETIQYIRQHQAYFARQPIYTNDPEGLYFLVHIQARHLPFQVRSSWPESGQAYLVRFKHAYLGESLNRVEQLKSVAEITSLVKLADGEIYFVKRRNP
- a CDS encoding HAD family phosphatase, which gives rise to MKLSDFAAIIFDMDGLLIDTESLYCRSWQRAAADCGFTITPTFYGRLVGRSRADALQIVLDHFGDSVPMPAFHERVLYYENVYFAEEPIPVKPGVWEMLAKVDELRLPKALATSTQRPAAKARLARTGLDRRFPVTVTGDEAARPKPSPDIYLVACAKLGVAPERVLAFEDSDPGVSAAHAAGVTVVMIPDFKAPSREAQQLAARIFPSLTEALLHLAP
- a CDS encoding protein kinase, giving the protein MTEHESPPTTATAEDQTDPLLGMTVDGKYRIERVLGVGGMATVYAATRLQIGDTAAIKVLTPESRAIPLAVARFQREVRAAARIKHPNVVTIYDFGTLPDGRAYMVMEYITGESLRDELKRVGRLSPERAVAIMTSVCAAIHAAHQEGILHRDLKPENIMLARMRDGSEVVKVVDFGVAELHEQAAASAMTKLTEHGLMVGTPHYMSPEQCRSEPLDPRSDVYSLGIILYELLTGTVPFNARTVSAVIIQQATETPRRPRDLNPDLSWALEHVVMRALEKDPARRPQTAAELAQDLSLSLTNTRPLASGARPSGALRLTSSPGGFVPPPTHEMSGFAAPPTREMTGPLTPPTSGGAADHPSLRNVVVRRSGTLRYDSLTGIRNLTFLKQEVESLVAARRTASLLLVGVDGMKAYNERFGYAVGDNLLRELAHWLREHVGELGVVARLGGDEFAILLPGSTAPDAIVFADRMIQQLATQRFLRAEVPGGVTVQVTIAVVVSPDDATTGVGLLDAGGQALAVAKQRAPGRVYRQGVDEAALQTHPNFNAFVGRTAELHKLHEMYDRTVAGRGQPVLVLGPTGIGKTRLLHEFRRRLAGFEVTFLSMPFYEAGQGTPYKSFYDSLRGTLQLLLEAHEPAELQQMFGPLAERVALEFATEDGFLHFCDAVQSENQHERFLAFDYLVALYTALAHRQVTILCVDDAHFADELSLDMLAYLARSMSGLRLMLVLTARTESLTEQHPLRHWMRAVNQSVGFESLTLEPLSLEDATALVYATFPKVKVAPATVARLHAETRGNPFFLAEILRHLAQCQHVRWQDDGWVFPPLTDVSLPPSVIEVVEATFSRLSPAALELLSQAAVIGMDFTFDLLLAVTERPEREVLAAVEEGLAQGIITELTDAEEDSYRFRHGTVQKVLYNRLNRRRRRTTHAAVGHALERAATATGRGGRLAGELAYHFHQAAEHLPTLRYAAAAGAQAWRSWAIDEALKYFGWAEEAERRLNILVDVIFDEKEASFDNVPVEQLRLLTDFNLNYGQLLVHIGRLDEAEKKLQLAQTLARPSQDEHLRGRTLAALGELCEARSEYSSALLYCHQALEVLRRTGDKRAEARTMAVIGTLYGRLGQFTRAADSLDKALTLGRAIRDRQVEALALREGAFVRARQGEFAKAMALAQEGIAAAERLADPLGASIATSIMGVVLRLQGEYEAAIERFQRARQLTQDLNRPRSECIERINIAECLVRLGDLSQALEQGQAALDIALRIGNRQLEGLATLCIGYAYRQREELGAAVVCFQSAHKLLSAISDRAAECDALLALADWHCLDRHPVEALELVQQAATVLPDATARPWQWRIAVMSARCHRLLRQMDVARADLAKARAVIEDLQANLSPTVNPRHFARVIEPFHAEWRETYGE